One part of the Candidatus Borreliella tachyglossi genome encodes these proteins:
- the arcA gene encoding arginine deiminase, whose amino-acid sequence MQCLKPINVFSEIGRLKKVLLHRPGEELENLTPSIMKRLLFDDIPYLEVARQEHDSFASTLRSNGVEVVYIEDLISETISACDQIKDKFISQFILESGIRTENKTKALKDYFYNMPIKDMISKMIAGVTRAELKSYKSDSLNYLVNSEYPLITDPMPNVLFTRDPFASVGNGVTINRMRTRTRRRETIFAEYIFNYHPIYKKNVPIWYSRDEDTTLEGGDELVLSRNILAIGVSERTEAESVEKVARKLFEEKISFNTILAFQIPQSRTYMHLDTVFTQIDHNTFTSFSSDDMKFTLYALTYDSNSGCIKVKSERAKLEDILGFYLGYKVNIINCAGGDLIHGAREQWNDGANTLAIAPGEVIVYSRNHVTNRLLEEFGIKVYRIPSSELSRGRGGPRCMSMPLIREDI is encoded by the coding sequence ATGCAATGCTTAAAGCCAATAAATGTATTTTCAGAAATAGGTCGTTTGAAGAAAGTTTTATTGCATAGGCCGGGAGAAGAATTAGAGAATTTGACTCCTTCAATTATGAAGAGGTTACTATTTGATGATATTCCTTATTTAGAAGTTGCGAGACAAGAACATGATTCTTTTGCGAGTACCTTAAGAAGTAATGGAGTTGAAGTTGTCTATATTGAGGATTTAATTAGTGAAACCATTTCTGCTTGTGATCAGATTAAAGATAAATTTATATCTCAGTTTATTCTTGAGTCAGGAATTAGAACTGAGAATAAGACTAAGGCTTTAAAAGATTATTTTTATAATATGCCTATTAAGGATATGATTTCAAAGATGATAGCTGGAGTTACAAGAGCTGAGCTTAAAAGTTATAAATCTGATTCTCTTAATTACTTAGTCAATAGTGAATATCCATTAATCACTGATCCTATGCCTAATGTGCTCTTTACAAGGGATCCTTTTGCGAGTGTTGGTAATGGGGTAACAATAAATAGAATGCGAACCAGAACTAGGCGTCGGGAAACAATATTTGCAGAGTATATTTTCAATTACCATCCTATTTATAAAAAAAATGTTCCTATATGGTACTCTAGAGATGAAGATACTACATTGGAAGGTGGAGATGAATTAGTTTTAAGTCGAAATATTTTAGCTATTGGTGTTTCTGAGAGAACCGAGGCTGAATCCGTTGAAAAAGTGGCTCGAAAACTTTTTGAAGAGAAAATATCTTTTAACACTATTTTAGCTTTTCAAATTCCACAAAGTAGGACTTATATGCATTTAGATACAGTTTTTACCCAAATAGATCATAATACTTTTACAAGTTTTAGTAGTGATGATATGAAGTTTACACTTTATGCTTTAACTTATGATTCCAATTCTGGATGTATTAAGGTTAAGAGTGAGAGAGCAAAATTAGAGGATATTTTAGGTTTCTACCTTGGATATAAGGTTAATATAATAAATTGTGCTGGGGGAGATTTGATTCATGGCGCAAGGGAGCAGTGGAATGATGGCGCTAATACTTTAGCAATAGCACCAGGAGAGGTTATAGTTTATTCTAGAAATCATGTAACTAATAGACTACTT
- a CDS encoding LPS-assembly protein LptD: MQDFLYRNVFKKSFVILFLLIVSNSFILFAQVVNDKKDLDEKENLTLIQKAHLKELELSSDEDLKKWALKEGIDEEDISKIRELLLNKFGISPDLFSKDGLKDVGRYKIIIESTDNLENFTYELTKDESIVLKGKVNLVIEDIKDNKKHNIKGDKIIFNRNTKKLFSSGNVDYTLDISADEKIYSYGNELFIDFDSQNFLLKDGIIQKKMHKNLINHIVSFGGKVLKRLDNDANILEDAFITSSKIPDPYYSIRASKIWILPSGDFGVLNALFYIGKVPILYIPFFFKPGDSLFFNPSLGYSSRKGLTLFNTVYLFGKKSVSDEDAFFLDFDFNSVYDSGKKPYIRNGYLTYFFANEVVAKITKDYVKFIFDIYSNLGFYSGLDFSLSKTLDVFKTFEGSFGMGFTRTLYKHGGSGTYRPFEENSIDYSLFSFDNLNKGDIFGFEVPFRYLLKTKTEFLISDALFAIIFEHYSDPYVMIDFKDRIENASLFSLFSSQKESSETDNMVKTFDWNLSSFYNRTFRDNSIIDYRLNNLGFTFKLADSDNISSKDPSIKPKDIKDPTRKWFYLERVYIPYIDVNFQKDIYNNSWSSLVDDKNKEIIMSPKVKNIGEGDDAEDKDDKSEDKNDAKKLKEKNDLSKDLYVSPRPIISNDFNQPDSFYIRFGINPYVKNNIFFDDSKFKSPQEFKYDVKNYLFDVKNKVDLKLHADFYNRIITFEDVLYLNTVEYNPLDKDYTLVDKDKKGEHSIVNKMNLDLLPFLMYPAFSRSNIKFENKITLYSFDKKYDKDSKILDGKSTSVFLKSDETFYQEFNANLIYDYRIFTTSLSGIFKNTFENIYASSELKFSLDFPYLFQEVGIGVKYDKKFKENDKSKLKSLIATLEPLKPTSPYKNLEMSPALYYKIEPKYLDYLKLAFLVAYDPLINRVSELSFKFNAYDFEFTFAMRDDFEYKYDKLLGDFLKVGSTTKLVPYSLNAQYKRDLYTFKFLDDQFSIGLGIDSGWKINLQKFIDNELWAEFIINFKYIEFFELYMSTRSVNTKTFQYFGGYMNQIGLDTVNIFRDLLGSFNFFNLRDRQESLFKIKKISTGFKFNFYDWKFVGEYNLNPDILKDASGKYSSIWRNSFSIYISWNFFEPIKASFENNSSTNYELLINRKSKK; encoded by the coding sequence ATGCAAGACTTCCTATACAGGAATGTTTTTAAAAAATCTTTTGTAATATTATTTTTATTAATTGTATCTAATTCTTTTATTCTGTTTGCTCAAGTTGTTAATGATAAGAAGGATCTTGATGAGAAGGAAAATTTAACTTTAATTCAAAAAGCTCATTTAAAGGAGCTTGAACTTTCTAGTGATGAAGATTTGAAAAAGTGGGCCCTAAAGGAAGGTATTGATGAGGAGGATATTTCTAAGATACGAGAATTACTCTTGAATAAATTTGGGATATCTCCTGATCTTTTCTCAAAGGATGGTCTTAAAGATGTTGGCAGATATAAAATAATAATTGAGAGTACAGATAATCTTGAAAATTTTACTTATGAGCTTACTAAGGATGAGAGCATTGTACTTAAAGGAAAAGTTAATCTTGTTATTGAGGATATTAAAGATAATAAAAAGCATAATATTAAGGGGGATAAAATCATTTTCAATAGAAATACTAAAAAGCTTTTTTCTAGTGGAAATGTTGACTATACACTTGATATAAGTGCTGATGAGAAGATATATTCTTATGGCAATGAATTGTTTATTGATTTTGATTCTCAGAATTTTCTTCTAAAAGATGGAATTATCCAGAAGAAGATGCATAAAAATTTAATTAATCATATTGTGTCTTTTGGTGGAAAAGTTTTAAAAAGATTAGATAATGATGCGAACATATTAGAAGATGCTTTTATTACAAGTAGTAAAATCCCAGATCCTTATTATTCTATTAGGGCTTCTAAGATATGGATTTTGCCATCTGGAGACTTTGGGGTTCTAAATGCTTTATTTTATATAGGAAAAGTTCCTATATTGTATATCCCATTCTTTTTTAAGCCAGGTGATAGTTTATTTTTTAATCCGTCTTTGGGATATTCCTCAAGAAAAGGTCTTACTCTTTTCAATACTGTGTATTTATTTGGGAAAAAATCTGTTAGTGATGAAGATGCTTTTTTTCTAGATTTTGATTTTAATTCAGTATATGATTCAGGCAAAAAGCCTTATATTAGAAATGGCTATTTAACTTATTTTTTTGCTAATGAGGTTGTAGCTAAGATTACTAAAGACTATGTTAAATTTATTTTTGATATTTATTCTAATTTAGGGTTTTATTCGGGACTAGATTTTTCTTTAAGTAAGACTTTAGATGTTTTTAAGACTTTTGAAGGTAGTTTTGGTATGGGTTTTACAAGGACTCTATATAAGCATGGTGGCTCTGGAACTTATCGCCCTTTTGAGGAGAACAGTATTGATTATTCTCTTTTTAGTTTTGATAATCTAAATAAGGGTGACATATTTGGGTTTGAGGTTCCTTTTAGATATTTGCTTAAGACTAAGACAGAATTTTTAATAAGTGATGCACTCTTTGCAATTATTTTTGAGCATTATTCGGATCCTTATGTGATGATTGATTTTAAAGATAGAATAGAGAATGCATCATTGTTTTCTCTATTTAGTTCCCAAAAAGAATCATCAGAAACAGACAATATGGTCAAGACATTCGATTGGAATTTGTCTTCTTTTTATAATCGAACTTTTAGGGATAATAGTATCATTGATTATAGATTAAATAATCTTGGATTTACTTTTAAATTGGCAGATTCTGATAATATCTCTAGTAAAGATCCTTCAATAAAGCCAAAAGACATTAAGGATCCAACTAGGAAATGGTTTTACTTGGAGAGAGTTTATATACCTTATATTGATGTAAATTTTCAGAAAGATATTTATAATAACAGTTGGTCTTCATTGGTTGATGATAAGAACAAAGAAATAATTATGTCTCCTAAGGTCAAAAATATCGGTGAAGGTGATGACGCTGAGGATAAAGATGATAAAAGTGAAGACAAAAATGATGCTAAAAAACTTAAGGAAAAGAATGATTTAAGTAAAGATTTATATGTGTCTCCTAGACCAATTATATCAAATGATTTTAATCAGCCAGATTCTTTTTACATAAGATTTGGAATTAATCCTTATGTAAAAAATAATATATTTTTTGATGACTCTAAATTTAAATCTCCTCAGGAGTTTAAATATGATGTGAAAAATTATTTATTTGATGTTAAAAATAAAGTAGATTTAAAGCTTCATGCTGATTTTTATAATCGAATTATTACTTTTGAAGATGTTTTGTATCTAAATACTGTTGAGTATAACCCTTTAGACAAGGATTATACTTTAGTAGATAAGGATAAGAAAGGAGAGCATTCAATTGTTAATAAAATGAATTTAGATTTATTGCCTTTCCTTATGTATCCTGCTTTTTCTAGGAGCAATATTAAGTTTGAAAATAAAATTACTCTTTATTCGTTTGATAAAAAGTATGATAAAGATTCTAAGATATTGGATGGCAAGAGTACTAGTGTTTTTTTAAAGAGTGATGAAACCTTTTATCAAGAGTTTAATGCCAACTTGATTTATGACTACAGAATTTTTACTACTAGTCTTTCAGGTATATTTAAGAATACTTTTGAAAATATATATGCTTCTTCTGAGCTTAAATTTTCGCTAGATTTTCCTTATTTATTTCAAGAAGTAGGTATTGGAGTTAAATATGATAAAAAATTTAAGGAGAACGATAAGTCTAAACTTAAAAGCTTGATTGCTACTTTAGAACCTTTAAAGCCAACTTCTCCTTATAAGAATCTGGAGATGAGTCCGGCTTTGTATTATAAGATAGAGCCAAAATATTTAGATTACTTAAAGCTTGCCTTTTTAGTTGCCTATGATCCTTTAATTAATAGAGTATCTGAGCTTTCGTTTAAGTTTAATGCGTATGATTTTGAGTTTACATTTGCGATGAGGGATGATTTTGAGTATAAGTATGATAAGCTATTGGGTGATTTTTTAAAGGTAGGATCTACGACTAAACTTGTTCCGTATTCTCTAAATGCTCAGTATAAAAGAGATTTGTATACTTTTAAATTTCTCGATGATCAATTTTCAATTGGACTGGGAATAGATTCTGGCTGGAAAATTAATTTGCAAAAATTTATCGATAATGAACTTTGGGCTGAATTTATTATTAATTTTAAATATATTGAATTTTTTGAATTGTATATGTCTACTCGTTCTGTTAATACAAAGACTTTTCAATATTTTGGAGGATACATGAATCAGATTGGTCTTGATACCGTTAACATTTTCAGAGATTTGCTTGGGTCATTTAATTTCTTTAATTTACGGGATAGACAGGAGTCATTATTTAAAATTAAGAAAATTAGTACGGGCTTTAAATTTAATTTTTACGATTGGAAGTTTGTTGGAGAATATAATTTGAATCCAGATATTTTAAAGGATGCTAGTGGTAAGTATTCTTCTATTTGGAGAAATAGTTTTTCAATTTATATTTCTTGGAATTTCTTCGAACCCATTAAGGCATCGTTTGAAAATAATTCAAGTACTAATTATGAGCTTTTAATTAACCGTAAATCTAAGAAGTAA
- a CDS encoding ribonuclease H family protein, which yields MKKYYACILGNKNEKIIFTSWEDCKSKLIGQKNKIKSFKTREEAENWLLRDSKTSVYPTGIYFDAGTGRGRGVEIRVVNEKGVSIINKIIDQSLINEHNNYYVQDFDGISNNYGELLGLYIALKIALKEDIKNIFGDSKLVIDYWSKGFYNKNLKKPTINLIKNVTLLRNSFEKQDGQILFIPGDNNIADLGFHKR from the coding sequence ATGAAAAAATACTATGCATGCATATTGGGCAATAAAAATGAAAAAATTATTTTTACATCTTGGGAAGACTGTAAAAGCAAGCTTATAGGGCAAAAAAATAAAATAAAAAGCTTCAAAACAAGAGAAGAAGCAGAAAATTGGCTCTTAAGAGATTCAAAAACTAGTGTCTATCCTACAGGAATCTACTTCGATGCTGGAACCGGAAGAGGTAGAGGTGTAGAAATTAGAGTTGTTAACGAAAAAGGAGTATCCATAATCAATAAAATAATAGACCAAAGCTTAATTAATGAACATAATAATTATTATGTTCAAGATTTTGATGGAATTAGCAATAATTATGGAGAATTACTTGGACTCTATATTGCACTCAAAATAGCATTAAAAGAAGATATAAAAAATATATTTGGAGATAGCAAACTAGTAATTGATTATTGGTCTAAGGGATTTTACAATAAAAACTTAAAAAAACCTACTATTAACTTAATTAAAAATGTAACTCTCTTAAGAAACAGCTTTGAAAAACAAGATGGACAAATACTATTTATACCAGGAGATAATAATATTGCAGATCTTGGTTTTCATAAAAGATGA